One genomic segment of Kiritimatiella glycovorans includes these proteins:
- a CDS encoding RnfABCDGE type electron transport complex subunit D has translation MSAQPSSDPQNTPRLHVAPGPHLVDPALHTRRMMWDVVVALVPLMAVALWVFRLYALKQLVLCGLFALLAEAVFAAMRGHRPTLRDGSGLVTGLILGLSLPATAPWFVSLIGSFAAIGIGKAAFGGLGQNLFNPAMVGRAFVMIAFPALLGASAYVDPDSAVAAVTGATPLTSLQQAGESTPILKLLIGNTNGSLGETSALACLLGGAYLCARRTASWELPAGAGVAVAAIALLRQFGDAPWGPLQHLSGGAFLFGAFFIITDPVSTPLTPKGKWIFGLGFGAFVMLLRSLSGYPEGVMFAVLLMNALTPLINRWTKPVPVGGACP, from the coding sequence GTGAGCGCGCAGCCCTCCAGCGATCCGCAGAACACCCCCCGTCTGCACGTGGCCCCGGGTCCGCACCTGGTCGACCCGGCTCTGCATACAAGGCGAATGATGTGGGACGTGGTCGTCGCACTCGTGCCGCTCATGGCCGTGGCCCTGTGGGTGTTCCGGCTCTATGCGCTCAAACAGCTCGTGCTCTGCGGCCTGTTCGCCCTGCTGGCCGAAGCCGTGTTCGCGGCCATGCGCGGCCACCGCCCTACCCTTCGGGACGGATCCGGCCTCGTCACCGGCCTCATCCTCGGACTCTCGCTTCCCGCCACGGCCCCGTGGTTCGTATCGCTGATCGGCTCCTTTGCCGCGATAGGGATCGGGAAGGCGGCCTTCGGAGGACTCGGACAGAACCTGTTCAATCCCGCCATGGTCGGTCGCGCGTTCGTGATGATCGCCTTCCCCGCCCTGCTCGGCGCCTCGGCGTATGTCGATCCCGACAGCGCCGTCGCGGCCGTGACGGGCGCCACCCCGCTGACCTCGCTTCAGCAGGCCGGCGAGAGCACCCCGATCCTGAAACTCCTAATCGGCAACACCAACGGATCGCTCGGCGAGACGAGCGCGCTGGCCTGCCTTCTGGGCGGAGCCTATCTGTGCGCGCGCCGAACGGCCTCGTGGGAACTCCCCGCCGGCGCGGGGGTCGCCGTGGCCGCCATCGCCCTGCTCCGGCAGTTCGGCGACGCCCCTTGGGGCCCGCTGCAGCACCTGAGCGGCGGCGCCTTCCTCTTCGGGGCCTTTTTCATCATCACCGACCCCGTGTCGACGCCGCTGACCCCGAAGGGGAAGTGGATCTTCGGCCTCGGCTTCGGCGCCTTCGTCATGCTGCTGCGCTCGCTGAGCGGCTACCCGGAAGGGGTGATGTTCGCCGTGCTGCTGATGAACGCTCTCACCCCGCTGATCAACCGGTGGACGAAACCCGTGCCGGTGGGTGGGGCGTGTCCGTGA
- a CDS encoding IS4 family transposase: protein MYTGPTIFAQLMQHLPWHHFDRCVTRYNGNHKVKEFKCSAHFRVMAFAQLTYRESLRDIEACLRSVRPKLYHMGIHSTVSRNNLSNANEKRDWRIYAEFAQHLIVEARSLYAEEELSVDLDASVYALDSTTIDLCLSMFPWARFRKRKGAVKMHTLLNLRGSIPEFILISDGKMHDVNVLDYLVPVPGAYYLMDRGYLDFARLYEIDIGQAFFVTRAKDNFKFKRRYSRPVDRTTGLICDQTVILTTFYPAKAYPSDSHYGFTLFGRGGTRPSQCPKMRRISTREGRLPRRPRSECGHNENCWAYPEPWRRIKFRDPEDPSSLLVFLTNDFTLPAMTITKLYKARWMIELFFKWIKQHLRIKAFVGTTPNAVKTQIWIAISTYLLVAILKKRLRIELPLYTILQILSVSLFEKTPILQAFQAWDYETEIPESHNTLMLFD from the coding sequence ATGTACACAGGGCCGACGATATTCGCGCAGCTCATGCAGCACTTGCCGTGGCACCATTTCGACCGATGCGTGACTCGATACAACGGCAACCACAAGGTCAAGGAGTTCAAGTGTTCCGCCCACTTTCGGGTGATGGCTTTTGCGCAGCTGACTTACCGGGAGAGTCTGCGCGACATCGAAGCCTGTCTGCGGTCCGTGCGACCGAAACTCTATCACATGGGCATCCACAGCACGGTCTCGCGCAACAACCTGTCCAACGCCAACGAGAAACGGGACTGGCGCATCTATGCCGAGTTCGCTCAACACTTGATTGTCGAGGCACGAAGTCTCTACGCGGAGGAGGAACTCTCCGTCGACCTGGACGCCTCGGTTTACGCTTTGGACTCGACGACCATCGACTTGTGCCTTTCGATGTTTCCATGGGCACGGTTTCGAAAACGCAAGGGCGCGGTCAAGATGCATACCTTGCTCAATCTGCGAGGCAGCATTCCCGAGTTTATCCTGATTTCCGACGGGAAAATGCACGATGTTAATGTCCTGGACTATCTTGTTCCTGTCCCCGGGGCGTATTACCTCATGGATCGCGGGTATCTCGATTTTGCACGTCTATACGAAATAGACATCGGCCAAGCCTTCTTCGTTACTCGTGCCAAAGACAACTTCAAGTTCAAGCGTCGCTACTCTCGCCCCGTCGACAGAACCACTGGTCTGATCTGCGACCAGACCGTGATACTCACAACTTTCTATCCGGCCAAGGCATATCCCAGCGATTCTCATTATGGCTTCACCCTTTTCGGTCGGGGTGGCACCCGACCCTCCCAGTGCCCGAAAATGCGTCGGATATCGACTCGGGAGGGACGGCTGCCACGCCGTCCGCGGTCGGAATGCGGCCATAATGAGAACTGCTGGGCATATCCCGAGCCGTGGCGTCGGATCAAGTTCCGCGACCCGGAAGATCCGAGTTCCTTGCTCGTGTTCCTGACCAACGATTTCACACTGCCCGCGATGACCATCACCAAGCTGTACAAAGCCCGGTGGATGATCGAGCTGTTCTTCAAATGGATCAAACAGCACCTCCGCATCAAGGCGTTTGTCGGCACTACGCCCAACGCGGTGAAGACACAGATATGGATCGCCATCTCCACGTACCTGCTCGTTGCCATTCTCAAGAAGCGACTCCGCATCGAGCTGCCGCTCTACACAATTCTACAAATCCTGAGCGTGTCCCTGTTCGAGAAAACCCCCATTCTACAGGCATTTCAGGCTTGGGACTACGAAACCGAAATACCCGAAAGTCATAACACGTTGATGTTGTTCGACTAA
- a CDS encoding Na/Pi cotransporter family protein, which produces MHGFFVLLNMIGGLGLFLYGMHQMSDGLRRRAGDRLRKLLQTLTSNRVFGVITGASVTTIIQSSSATTILLVSLVNASLMTLEQAIGVVMGANIGTTFTAWIVSLLGFKFKITSLALPAVAVALPFFFSRIPKRREWSEILLGFGILFMGLSVMKESVPDISKHPEALEFVQHLVNAGFWSVLLFILLGTLLTIVVQSSSAAMAITLTMAYSGWIDFEIAAAIVLGENIGTTITAFLASLGMSPNAKRTARVHMVFNIVGVAWMLAVYQPFLQMVDQIVPGGVNDPHALPVHLAAFHTLFNLANTTLLIGFVPQLARLARVMVRPREHGPAPIGTFHVSHVRTRTTDALEADLVSARAEVGRMAVMVHDMLLKGLNAYHSSPAELEELREESKRTEKLTDQMQDGITEFLTDCMKESVTELQAQRIFAMQKVTSELESIADSAYRLVQLFRRKVRKGMGFHEHADEQLYAYTSEILDFLKYNADYLTYSVPEYNFDTALRLNRALKKTRKGLRKNVNEEIASTPDADVGGEVLFIDLVRHLERIGERNLNIAQAIQRLNENAF; this is translated from the coding sequence ATGCACGGATTCTTTGTTTTGCTCAATATGATCGGCGGGCTGGGCCTGTTCCTTTACGGCATGCACCAGATGAGCGACGGCCTGCGGCGCCGGGCCGGGGATCGCCTGCGCAAGCTGCTGCAGACGCTGACCAGCAATCGTGTGTTCGGTGTGATCACGGGAGCCAGCGTCACCACGATTATTCAGTCATCGTCGGCCACCACGATCCTGCTGGTGAGTCTGGTGAACGCCTCGCTCATGACCCTGGAACAGGCCATCGGCGTGGTCATGGGCGCCAACATCGGGACGACCTTTACGGCGTGGATCGTGTCCCTGCTCGGGTTTAAGTTCAAGATCACTTCGCTCGCCCTTCCCGCGGTGGCGGTGGCCCTGCCGTTCTTTTTCAGCCGCATACCGAAACGGCGCGAATGGTCTGAAATCCTGCTCGGTTTCGGCATTCTCTTCATGGGTCTTTCGGTGATGAAGGAGTCCGTCCCCGATATTTCGAAACACCCCGAGGCCCTGGAGTTCGTGCAGCATCTGGTCAATGCCGGATTCTGGTCGGTGCTGCTGTTTATTCTGCTGGGGACGCTTCTGACCATCGTCGTGCAGTCCTCCTCCGCCGCCATGGCCATTACCCTGACCATGGCCTACAGCGGGTGGATTGACTTTGAAATCGCCGCCGCGATCGTGCTCGGCGAGAATATCGGAACGACGATCACGGCCTTTCTGGCTTCACTGGGGATGTCACCGAATGCAAAGCGCACGGCGCGTGTGCACATGGTCTTCAATATCGTCGGCGTCGCCTGGATGCTGGCCGTGTATCAGCCTTTCCTGCAGATGGTCGATCAGATCGTTCCGGGCGGTGTCAACGACCCGCACGCCCTCCCGGTGCATCTGGCCGCGTTCCACACCCTGTTCAATCTGGCCAATACAACCCTGCTGATCGGGTTCGTGCCTCAGCTCGCCAGGCTGGCCAGGGTCATGGTCCGCCCCCGCGAACACGGCCCCGCGCCTATCGGAACGTTCCATGTGAGTCATGTGCGCACGCGAACCACGGACGCGCTGGAGGCGGATCTCGTCAGCGCGCGCGCTGAGGTGGGCCGCATGGCGGTGATGGTGCACGATATGCTTCTCAAAGGCCTGAACGCCTATCATTCGAGTCCGGCCGAGCTGGAGGAACTGCGGGAGGAATCGAAGCGGACGGAGAAATTGACCGACCAGATGCAGGACGGCATCACCGAGTTTCTCACCGACTGCATGAAAGAATCCGTCACCGAGCTGCAGGCCCAGCGAATCTTCGCCATGCAGAAGGTGACCTCGGAACTGGAGAGCATCGCTGACAGCGCCTACCGGCTGGTCCAGCTGTTCCGCCGCAAAGTGCGCAAGGGAATGGGATTCCACGAACACGCCGACGAGCAGCTGTACGCCTATACCTCGGAGATTCTCGACTTTCTCAAGTATAATGCGGATTACCTGACCTATTCGGTGCCCGAGTACAATTTTGATACGGCGCTCAGACTGAACCGGGCCCTCAAAAAGACACGCAAGGGGCTGCGTAAAAATGTAAACGAGGAAATCGCTTCAACCCCCGACGCCGACGTGGGAGGGGAAGTGCTGTTTATCGACCTGGTGAGACACCTCGAACGCATCGGCGAGCGTAATCTCAATATCGCCCAGGCCATCCAGCGCCTGAACGAAAACGCGTTCTGA
- the rsxE gene encoding electron transport complex subunit RsxE has translation MSDGPTPLERFINGILPENPVYRQLLGLCPTLAVTNSMKAALTMSGAVLFVLFCANVLVSLIRSLLKPHLRILVFTLTIATFVTIADKFIAAFMWPMSKELGPYIPLIIVNCAIISRCEICASKQNTRTAAMDAVGQALGFTLALASIATVREILGNGSWLGFSVLPDAWPNWVLMVLPPGAFLTLGFLMAAVNWLTMSQKTKSANEP, from the coding sequence ATGAGCGACGGCCCCACACCCCTGGAACGGTTCATTAACGGGATCCTCCCGGAGAACCCCGTGTATCGTCAGTTGCTCGGGCTCTGCCCCACCCTGGCGGTCACGAACAGCATGAAGGCGGCGCTGACGATGTCCGGCGCGGTGCTGTTCGTGCTGTTCTGCGCGAACGTGCTCGTCAGCCTGATCCGCAGTCTGCTCAAACCGCACCTGCGCATTCTCGTGTTTACGCTCACCATCGCCACATTCGTGACCATCGCGGACAAGTTCATCGCCGCGTTCATGTGGCCGATGAGCAAGGAACTGGGGCCCTACATCCCGCTGATCATCGTGAACTGCGCCATCATCAGCCGCTGCGAGATCTGCGCCTCCAAGCAGAACACGCGCACGGCGGCGATGGACGCGGTCGGCCAGGCGCTGGGCTTCACGCTCGCGCTCGCGAGCATCGCCACCGTGCGCGAGATCCTCGGCAACGGGAGCTGGCTCGGCTTCAGCGTACTCCCCGACGCCTGGCCCAACTGGGTGCTGATGGTGCTCCCTCCGGGCGCGTTTCTGACGCTCGGATTCCTGATGGCCGCCGTCAACTGGCTTACGATGAGCCAAAAGACGAAATCCGCAAACGAACCGTAA
- a CDS encoding RnfABCDGE type electron transport complex subunit B, whose protein sequence is MIVILLASLIMVLLACLMAWILGWANRAFHVEVDPRVSAVLDALPGANCGACGYVGCGEYAEAAASGEAPPDLCPVGGDSCAQAVAEILGIEVGQKLPFRPVVHCGATYDKRLIHSEYRGEPSCRSANLVGGVQACTYGCLGFGDCERSCPFDAIHVIDGLARVDYEKCTGCGACARVCPRNIIHMIPFKSERVMVVACSNHDPGKYVRQVCKVGCIGCGMCARKSDLFRVEDNLAHIDYDQYDPESMDEAQLALEKCPMNGILYIGEPGPEELEQTDGEDVGEPVRDEFQTTVDDTEWHG, encoded by the coding sequence ATGATTGTAATACTCCTCGCCTCGCTGATCATGGTGCTGCTCGCCTGTCTGATGGCCTGGATTCTCGGCTGGGCGAACCGCGCGTTTCACGTCGAAGTCGATCCGCGCGTGAGCGCGGTGCTCGACGCACTGCCCGGCGCGAATTGCGGCGCGTGCGGGTACGTGGGATGCGGCGAATACGCCGAGGCGGCCGCCTCGGGCGAGGCCCCCCCGGATCTCTGTCCGGTCGGCGGTGATTCATGCGCGCAGGCGGTCGCGGAAATCCTGGGCATCGAGGTCGGACAGAAACTCCCGTTCCGCCCGGTCGTTCACTGCGGGGCGACGTATGATAAACGCCTGATCCACAGCGAATACCGGGGAGAGCCATCCTGCCGGTCCGCGAATCTGGTGGGCGGCGTACAGGCTTGTACGTATGGATGTCTCGGATTCGGGGACTGCGAGCGGAGCTGTCCGTTCGACGCGATTCACGTGATCGACGGCCTGGCCCGGGTCGATTACGAAAAGTGCACCGGCTGCGGGGCCTGCGCCCGGGTCTGCCCGCGGAACATCATTCACATGATCCCGTTCAAGTCCGAGCGAGTGATGGTGGTCGCCTGCTCCAACCACGACCCGGGCAAATACGTCCGGCAGGTCTGCAAGGTCGGGTGTATCGGGTGCGGGATGTGCGCGCGCAAATCGGACCTGTTCAGGGTCGAAGACAACCTCGCGCACATCGATTACGATCAGTACGATCCTGAATCGATGGATGAGGCGCAGCTCGCGCTTGAGAAATGCCCGATGAACGGCATCCTCTACATCGGCGAGCCGGGGCCGGAAGAGCTCGAACAGACCGACGGCGAGGACGTGGGCGAGCCGGTGCGCGACGAGTTTCAGACGACGGTCGACGACACCGAGTGGCACGGATAA
- a CDS encoding electron transport complex protein RnfA, whose protein sequence is METLTTLILIAVGAALINNFVLHYFVGLCPFVGVSRRLDTAFGMGLAVTFVITIASLLSWTLTFYVLRQGAPVTAWIGGFFLSPDRAAEIDLTILNYIVYIFVIASSVQFVEMYVRRFFPPLYKAFGVYLPLITTNCAILFACLEIMKHVSGASSPAEMWGLHEALTLAVFGGLGFTLAIVIMAGIREELDLCDVPAPLQGPPIAMIVAGILALAFTGFTGVDRGLEEALRPEKNETAQTARSESAPYPHEVSR, encoded by the coding sequence ATGGAAACACTGACTACACTGATTCTGATCGCGGTCGGCGCGGCGCTGATCAACAACTTCGTGCTGCACTACTTCGTCGGTCTCTGCCCGTTCGTCGGCGTCTCGAGACGGCTCGACACGGCCTTCGGGATGGGGCTGGCGGTGACGTTCGTGATCACGATCGCCTCGCTGCTGAGCTGGACGCTCACCTTCTACGTCCTCCGTCAGGGCGCGCCGGTAACGGCGTGGATCGGAGGGTTTTTCCTGTCGCCCGACCGGGCGGCGGAGATCGACCTGACGATTCTGAACTACATCGTCTACATCTTCGTGATCGCCTCCTCGGTCCAGTTCGTCGAGATGTACGTGCGCCGGTTCTTCCCCCCGCTCTACAAGGCGTTCGGGGTCTACCTGCCGCTGATCACCACCAACTGCGCGATACTTTTCGCCTGTCTGGAGATTATGAAGCACGTTTCGGGGGCCTCCTCGCCCGCGGAGATGTGGGGGTTGCATGAGGCCCTGACGCTCGCGGTCTTCGGGGGGCTCGGCTTCACGCTGGCGATCGTGATCATGGCGGGCATCCGCGAGGAACTCGACCTGTGCGATGTACCCGCCCCGCTGCAGGGACCGCCCATCGCCATGATCGTCGCCGGCATCCTCGCCCTCGCCTTCACCGGCTTCACCGGAGTCGATCGCGGCCTGGAAGAAGCCCTGCGGCCGGAGAAAAACGAAACCGCGCAGACGGCGCGCTCGGAGAGCGCGCCCTACCCTCACGAGGTGAGCCGATGA
- the rsxC gene encoding electron transport complex subunit RsxC: MIALPENAGGRGRFARGVHPPERKELAEGAPIEPLPAPEQVEIPVLQHVGAPCISSVKPKQEVAEGDTIADSESFISAPVHASIAGTVGREGVTTLPNGRHVNTIPVKRGEAPAGDGDPVRRILGGDWNVDPEEHDPGALPGIIREAGIVGHGGAAFPTYVKVKRNGEKPVGTVLVNGCECEPYLAADQRLMEEYPDPVIAGARLAARAAGATRTVIAIEDNKPDAVASLRRAADGTGVEIAVVETRYPMGGEKQTVQAVLGRTIPTGGLPLDVGVVVLNVGTCAAVARAVLRGNPVTHRILSVSGRGIREPKNLLVPIGTPYRAIIEHCGGLKEDTARVVAGGPMMGFALHDLDVPVTKGTSGVLALTEAEIRRQEETRCIRCGRCVDVCPLNLVPSRLGIASRKQRLDIVERYDIKACMECGCCGYICPARIPLVQLIRMGKSELIKQERSES; this comes from the coding sequence ATGATCGCGCTCCCCGAAAACGCCGGCGGCCGGGGCCGATTCGCTCGGGGCGTGCACCCGCCCGAACGGAAAGAGCTGGCCGAAGGTGCGCCGATCGAGCCCCTGCCCGCGCCGGAGCAGGTCGAGATCCCCGTGCTGCAGCACGTCGGCGCCCCCTGCATCTCGAGCGTGAAGCCGAAGCAGGAGGTCGCGGAGGGCGATACGATCGCCGACTCGGAATCCTTCATCTCCGCGCCGGTCCATGCCTCCATCGCGGGCACGGTCGGCCGGGAGGGCGTGACCACCCTGCCGAACGGACGCCACGTGAATACGATCCCGGTCAAGCGGGGCGAAGCCCCGGCGGGGGACGGCGACCCGGTGCGGCGCATCCTGGGAGGGGACTGGAACGTCGACCCGGAGGAACACGATCCCGGTGCGTTGCCCGGCATAATTCGCGAGGCCGGGATCGTCGGCCACGGCGGAGCGGCCTTCCCCACTTACGTAAAGGTGAAGCGCAACGGGGAAAAGCCCGTCGGCACCGTGCTGGTCAACGGCTGCGAGTGCGAACCGTACCTAGCCGCAGACCAGCGCCTGATGGAGGAGTATCCGGATCCCGTGATCGCCGGCGCGCGTCTGGCCGCGCGGGCCGCGGGCGCGACACGCACCGTGATCGCAATCGAAGACAACAAACCGGACGCCGTCGCCTCTTTGCGGCGGGCCGCGGACGGCACGGGCGTGGAGATCGCCGTCGTGGAGACCCGCTACCCCATGGGCGGCGAGAAACAGACGGTGCAGGCGGTGCTCGGCCGCACGATCCCCACCGGCGGCCTGCCGCTCGACGTGGGCGTCGTGGTGCTCAACGTCGGCACCTGTGCCGCCGTGGCGCGCGCCGTGCTGCGCGGCAACCCCGTCACTCACCGCATCCTCAGCGTCAGCGGGCGCGGCATACGCGAACCGAAAAACCTGCTCGTACCGATCGGAACGCCGTATCGGGCAATCATCGAACATTGCGGCGGGTTGAAGGAGGATACCGCGCGCGTGGTGGCCGGCGGGCCGATGATGGGATTCGCCCTGCACGATCTCGATGTTCCGGTCACCAAGGGCACCAGCGGTGTGCTCGCGCTCACGGAGGCCGAGATACGCCGGCAGGAGGAGACGCGCTGCATTCGCTGCGGTCGCTGCGTGGACGTCTGCCCGCTCAACCTCGTGCCCTCACGGCTGGGAATCGCGTCCCGCAAACAGCGGCTCGATATCGTGGAGCGGTACGACATCAAGGCCTGCATGGAATGCGGCTGCTGCGGCTACATCTGCCCGGCCCGCATTCCGCTCGTCCAGCTCATCCGGATGGGCAAGAGCGAACTGATCAAACAGGAGCGCAGCGAATCGTGA
- the ilvB gene encoding biosynthetic-type acetolactate synthase large subunit — protein sequence MATDPISGGEAIIRCLENEGVEYIFGYSGGAVIPIFDAMVTTNTRIQFVLTRHEQGATHMADGYARATGKPAVVLVTSGPGATNTLTGIMTAHMDSVPMIVLTGQSVTPMIGKDAFQEADIFDITMPVVKHSYLVKESNQLPRILRESFHIATTGRPGPVLIDVPKDVSAGDCTADLHAPMDLPGYRPDTPEYEPADVQEMAEMLSKSRRPLILAGHGAVMSRAEKEIRRLAEKIKAPVTTTLLGKGAFPESHPLSLGMLGMHGTAYANKAVCECDLILNIGSRFDDRILGNPAQFAKQARILHIDIDRAEVYKMIRPDLYCVGDAREVTAELAKHVPELDTGDWIERLAKYRRKYPLRYRKQGGLKMAHIIDELYKMTEGRAVVATDVGQHQMWAAQFYRSDDPHNFLTSGGAGTMGFGLPAAIGAQFGRPDDLTVAIVGDGGFQMTCYELATARLHNLPLKIIVMNNHYLGMVRQWQELFYEDRTSGVDLEGNPDFVKLASAFGVKGFNLRRSGDVRKVLGRMLEWNDGPCLINAEVEKTDNVFPMVPAGKALEDMMIDPPRKGQKLDKPTGST from the coding sequence ATGGCAACAGATCCGATAAGTGGCGGCGAAGCCATCATCCGGTGCCTTGAAAACGAGGGGGTCGAGTACATATTCGGGTACTCGGGCGGCGCGGTGATCCCGATATTTGACGCGATGGTCACCACAAATACGCGCATCCAGTTTGTTCTGACCCGTCATGAACAGGGTGCGACGCATATGGCGGACGGTTATGCCCGGGCCACGGGCAAACCGGCGGTGGTTCTGGTCACGAGCGGTCCGGGCGCGACGAACACGCTCACGGGAATCATGACGGCGCACATGGATTCGGTTCCGATGATTGTCCTGACGGGGCAGTCGGTCACGCCGATGATCGGCAAGGACGCCTTTCAGGAGGCGGACATCTTCGACATCACGATGCCGGTCGTGAAGCACAGTTATCTGGTCAAGGAATCCAACCAGCTGCCGCGGATTCTTCGGGAGTCGTTCCACATCGCGACCACGGGTCGTCCCGGACCGGTCCTGATCGACGTCCCCAAGGACGTCAGCGCGGGCGACTGTACGGCGGACCTGCACGCGCCGATGGATCTGCCCGGGTACAGGCCGGACACGCCGGAATATGAGCCTGCGGACGTCCAGGAGATGGCCGAGATGCTGAGCAAGTCGAGGAGGCCGCTGATCCTGGCCGGTCATGGCGCGGTCATGTCGCGTGCGGAAAAGGAGATCCGGCGGCTGGCGGAGAAGATCAAGGCGCCGGTCACGACCACGCTGCTCGGCAAGGGCGCCTTTCCGGAGAGCCATCCTCTCTCGCTGGGCATGCTCGGCATGCACGGGACGGCTTATGCGAACAAAGCGGTGTGTGAGTGCGACCTGATCCTCAATATCGGTTCGCGTTTCGACGACCGCATACTCGGCAATCCCGCGCAGTTCGCGAAACAGGCCCGGATTCTGCATATCGACATCGATCGCGCGGAGGTCTACAAGATGATCCGCCCCGATCTCTACTGTGTCGGGGATGCGCGCGAGGTCACGGCGGAACTGGCCAAACACGTCCCGGAACTGGATACCGGCGACTGGATCGAGCGGCTCGCAAAATATCGCAGAAAATACCCGCTCCGGTATCGGAAGCAGGGCGGGCTTAAGATGGCGCATATCATCGATGAACTCTACAAGATGACCGAAGGCCGTGCGGTGGTGGCGACGGACGTCGGCCAGCATCAGATGTGGGCGGCGCAGTTCTATCGCAGCGACGACCCGCATAATTTCCTGACCTCGGGCGGAGCGGGCACGATGGGCTTCGGTCTGCCCGCGGCGATCGGCGCGCAGTTCGGGCGGCCGGACGACCTGACGGTCGCGATCGTCGGCGACGGGGGGTTCCAGATGACCTGTTACGAACTGGCCACCGCGCGTCTGCACAATCTTCCGCTGAAGATCATCGTGATGAACAACCACTACCTGGGCATGGTCCGGCAGTGGCAGGAGCTGTTCTACGAGGACCGTACCAGCGGCGTCGATCTGGAGGGCAATCCGGACTTCGTCAAGCTCGCCTCGGCCTTCGGCGTCAAGGGATTCAATCTGCGCCGCTCCGGGGATGTCCGCAAGGTGCTGGGAAGAATGCTGGAGTGGAACGACGGCCCGTGCCTGATCAATGCGGAGGTCGAGAAGACGGACAACGTCTTTCCGATGGTGCCCGCGGGCAAGGCGCTTGAGGACATGATGATCGACCCCCCGCGCAAAGGGCAGAAGCTGGATAAACCGACGGGATCGACCTGA
- a CDS encoding RnfABCDGE type electron transport complex subunit G has protein sequence MKQTAIYFTEAWLVLGLALIFGAALAGVQTGLHPKIEANKRAETMRQIPSLVPGAKESEPAGEAGLRAWRALGDGGETAGWVVLASGQGFAGPIELLVGVDADLDKITGLYVLSQTETPGLGNKIAAEDWREQFRGMDAQTGLEVTKQEAGPHEIQAITGATISSRSVVQIVNNTLRQFRTIKQAGS, from the coding sequence ATGAAACAGACGGCCATATATTTTACTGAGGCGTGGCTCGTGCTCGGGCTCGCGCTGATCTTCGGCGCGGCGCTGGCGGGCGTCCAGACGGGGCTTCATCCGAAGATCGAAGCCAACAAGCGCGCGGAGACGATGCGCCAGATCCCTTCGCTCGTCCCGGGCGCGAAGGAGAGCGAGCCGGCCGGTGAAGCCGGGCTGCGCGCGTGGCGGGCGCTCGGGGACGGCGGCGAGACCGCCGGCTGGGTGGTGCTGGCGTCCGGACAGGGTTTTGCGGGACCGATCGAGCTGCTCGTCGGCGTGGACGCGGACCTCGACAAAATCACGGGGCTCTACGTGCTCAGCCAGACGGAAACCCCCGGCCTCGGCAATAAAATCGCCGCGGAGGACTGGCGCGAGCAGTTCCGCGGCATGGACGCGCAAACCGGGCTCGAGGTGACCAAGCAGGAGGCCGGCCCGCATGAAATCCAGGCGATCACCGGTGCGACCATCTCTTCGCGGAGTGTGGTTCAGATCGTAAATAATACCCTGCGGCAGTTCAGAACCATAAAACAGGCGGGATCCTGA